A genome region from Gouania willdenowi chromosome 9, fGouWil2.1, whole genome shotgun sequence includes the following:
- the LOC114470083 gene encoding RING finger protein 223-like — MNPSGYSTPASVSAPYSSEAPPTSTLIPTCHSSVFCHVSVLTRVQATPPPPSSALPFPYHAPPLPPSSALPLPLPSPGSAVPSPSTGPGASRLSVDSGLDLDCSICFSQFNNVFRCPKMLRCRHTFCLECLARINVKSSEPDAVQCPLCRRRTPLPALGPPRLATDRTVLSRLPDAMQRVYSVRFVRNKGKLQVKRSSEGQWGWGQRSLDHSLDVGMPSPPAVTRGAEGEASQGVLGVLGRTACRAILLTSIVLMVLLMGIIIFLLIFHNDTRVP, encoded by the exons ATGAATCCTTCCGGATATTCAACACCGGCCTCTGTCTCCGCTCCTTATTCCTcagaagctccgcccacctccACACTCATCCCCACATGTCACAGCTCGGTCTTCTGTCACGTGTCTGTGCTGACCAGAGTCCAGGCAACGCCTCCTCCTCCCAGCTCTGCCCTGCCGTTCCCATACCATGCCCCGCCCCTTCCTCCTAGCTCCGCCCTGCCGCTCCCACTTCCATCCCCGGGTTCTGCGGTTCCATCCCCATCCACAGGTCCCGGTGCATCGCGGCTCTCGGTGGACTCCGGTCTGGACCTGGACTGCTCCATCTGCTTCAGCCAGTTCAACAACGTGTTCCGCTGCCCAAAGATGCTGCGCTGCCGCCACACCTTCTGTCTGGAGTGCCTCGCTCGCATCAACGTGAAATCGTCCGAGCCGGACGCCGTCCAGTGCCCGCTGTGCCGCCGCCGGACGCCGCTGCCCGCCCTTGGCCCCCCCCGGCTGGCCACCGACCGCACCGTGTTGTCCCGCCTACCGGATGCCATGCAGCGCGTCTACAGCGTCCGCTTTGTTCGCAACAAGGGAAAGCTGCAAGTGAAAAG GTCATCTGAAGGTCAGTGGGGCTGGGGACAGAGGTCACTGGACCACTCCCTGGACGTGGGGATGCCCAGTCCTCCTGCGGTGACACGTGGCGCTGAGGGCGAGGCCAGCCAAGGCGTGCTGGGTGTACTGGGCCGGACCGCCTGCAGGGCCATCCTCCTCACCTCCATCGTCCTCATGGTGCTGCTGATGGGAatcatcatcttcctcctcatcttccACAATGACACCAGAGTGccgtga